Proteins encoded by one window of Candidatus Dojkabacteria bacterium:
- a CDS encoding ComEC/Rec2 family competence protein: MKRLVGKIVKLGFIFIGLGVGFLRIFVLQGHSEYVTRYGFCGSINGVVVKENGLKDASQKLVIKIESIGLETNVYAFGQGYFDFVPTYHIGDKLSFNACLAETNIYLARKNIFYFFNNVSNVTNLKTQNPIYLLRNRVISTVERFLTEPYSSILLGMTIGYVAKLPAKFELALRNTGTTHLIAVSGYNTTLVANSVVNGLTGIFGKFCAIICSLAFLLCFVFISGGSIPVVRAFIMTAFTLVGVLLGYPVSKSVAFLLSIFIILLIWPQSLFDISFQLSVLATAGLIFVAPVVARLLRFIPTCIREELCVGISAMIVTAPVIASTFGTVSIISILPNLIVSFFIELITIWGGLAIIVGVFSRGFASILLSPVIMLMAGFRVVIEFFSKFEFATIPITITTLVLILAYSCILFFILIANYE; encoded by the coding sequence ATGAAGCGGTTAGTAGGGAAGATTGTTAAATTGGGCTTTATTTTCATTGGGCTGGGTGTTGGGTTTTTAAGAATATTTGTTCTTCAGGGTCATTCTGAATACGTAACCCGGTATGGATTTTGCGGGTCAATTAACGGAGTTGTTGTTAAAGAAAATGGATTAAAAGATGCAAGTCAGAAGCTTGTGATAAAAATTGAGAGTATTGGTTTGGAAACCAATGTTTACGCTTTTGGTCAGGGGTACTTTGATTTTGTGCCAACCTATCATATTGGTGATAAGCTTAGTTTTAATGCTTGTCTTGCCGAGACTAATATATATTTGGCTCGCAAAAACATTTTCTATTTTTTTAACAATGTGTCAAATGTAACAAATCTAAAAACCCAAAATCCAATATATTTGCTAAGAAACCGAGTTATTTCAACCGTTGAGCGATTTCTTACCGAACCATATTCATCAATTCTTTTGGGAATGACGATTGGATATGTGGCCAAACTCCCGGCTAAATTTGAACTTGCATTAAGAAACACAGGAACTACACATTTAATAGCCGTTTCTGGCTACAATACTACTCTGGTTGCAAATTCGGTTGTGAATGGATTAACAGGGATATTTGGTAAATTCTGTGCAATAATTTGTTCGTTGGCTTTTCTTCTATGTTTCGTTTTTATTTCCGGGGGAAGTATTCCTGTTGTTAGAGCTTTTATTATGACGGCTTTTACTTTAGTAGGAGTGCTTCTTGGGTATCCCGTAAGCAAAAGTGTTGCATTTTTGCTAAGTATATTCATTATTTTACTTATCTGGCCGCAAAGTCTTTTTGACATAAGCTTTCAGCTATCGGTTTTGGCAACTGCCGGGCTTATTTTTGTTGCACCGGTTGTTGCTAGGCTGTTACGGTTCATTCCGACGTGTATTCGAGAGGAATTATGTGTAGGGATATCTGCAATGATTGTAACTGCACCGGTTATTGCAAGTACATTTGGAACAGTTTCAATAATCTCAATTCTTCCAAATCTTATCGTTAGCTTCTTTATAGAACTTATAACAATCTGGGGAGGTTTGGCTATAATTGTGGGGGTTTTCTCGCGGGGTTTTGCCAGTATTCTGCTATCACCTGTAATTATGCTAATGGCTGGATTTCGTGTTGTGATTGAGTTTTTCAGCAAATTTGAGTTTGCAACGATTCCAATAACCATAACGACACTTGTGTTGATTTTGGCTTATTCGTGTATTTTATTTTTTATTTTGATTGCTAATTATGAATAA
- the rplK gene encoding 50S ribosomal protein L11 has translation MAKEIKSVHKLYLEAAKATPGPPVGPSLSPTGINTGDFCSKFNEATKDLAGYTVPVIITIYKDRTFSLEFKTPPVSDYIRKELGIKKGSAVPNLEKVGKLTKEQLIKIAEKKMVDLNTNDIEAAIKIIAGTAKQMGVEVEI, from the coding sequence ATGGCAAAAGAAATAAAAAGTGTGCACAAGTTATACCTAGAGGCAGCAAAAGCTACGCCCGGTCCACCGGTTGGCCCATCATTAAGTCCTACCGGAATCAACACAGGTGACTTTTGCTCAAAATTTAACGAGGCAACAAAAGATCTAGCAGGCTACACAGTTCCCGTAATAATTACGATATACAAGGACAGGACATTTTCGTTGGAATTTAAAACTCCTCCGGTTTCCGACTATATTCGAAAAGAGCTTGGAATCAAGAAAGGTTCAGCAGTACCCAACCTCGAAAAAGTAGGAAAACTTACTAAAGAGCAGCTAATAAAAATTGCAGAAAAGAAAATGGTTGACTTAAACACCAACGATATTGAAGCTGCAATAAAAATCATAGCCGGCACTGCAAAACAAATGGGTGTCGAAGTTGAAATCTAA
- the nusG gene encoding transcription termination/antitermination factor NusG has translation MATSKSKPQWYIVSTQIMLENKIKEEIEKRVSALGLKKRIPEVIVPTQKKIVVKDGKQKIKEDRLFPGYVLIKMAMDNDTFALIRNIEGVKGFISTGKKPKPLTKEEVDNIMKFKDKKQPTYQKTFQSGDAVKISKGAFADFIGTVQSSNTEKGKVKVLISIFGRETPVELDFEDVSKLE, from the coding sequence ATGGCTACAAGCAAAAGTAAACCACAGTGGTATATAGTTAGTACCCAGATAATGCTTGAGAACAAAATAAAAGAAGAAATTGAAAAACGTGTATCTGCATTGGGGCTTAAAAAGAGAATTCCGGAAGTTATTGTACCTACACAGAAAAAAATCGTCGTAAAAGATGGTAAACAAAAAATCAAGGAAGACCGCCTGTTTCCGGGATACGTTCTTATAAAAATGGCAATGGATAATGACACGTTTGCATTAATTCGAAACATCGAAGGTGTAAAAGGTTTCATTAGCACGGGCAAGAAACCTAAGCCTCTCACCAAAGAAGAAGTAGATAACATCATGAAGTTTAAAGACAAAAAGCAGCCTACTTATCAAAAGACTTTCCAGTCCGGCGATGCCGTAAAAATCTCTAAAGGTGCTTTTGCCGACTTTATTGGAACCGTCCAGAGCAGTAATACGGAAAAGGGTAAGGTTAAGGTTCTTATTTCCATTTTCGGAAGGGAAACCCCAGTGGAGTTGGACTTTGAAGATGTTTCCAAACTAGAATAA
- a CDS encoding CPBP family intramembrane metalloprotease, which translates to MSHKKIITFILIAYGISWLTWLPNIISANTGKHNEINNWLHIVGGLGPMFSAFITILIFEKWAGFKKFISERFLKIPSARYILVGLTMPIILFIVSSIIIRVTTGEWVNLLELGINSKIPTENPVFIWLIWIIFYGIGEETGWRGFLLPELSKNIKTRISTLYTALIWAPWHIPVFFYDKDLGTMGVIGTLGWILGLIFGSIVLGWLAKSSKWNLIPVILWHGTFNFFTTSDRIDSMFASLMSMMTIAIAVWITRKYGTNLSKE; encoded by the coding sequence ATGAGTCACAAAAAAATAATTACATTTATACTAATAGCCTATGGTATTTCATGGCTTACGTGGCTACCAAACATAATTTCTGCCAACACCGGCAAACACAATGAAATAAATAACTGGCTTCATATCGTAGGAGGACTAGGTCCTATGTTTAGTGCGTTTATTACAATCTTAATCTTCGAAAAGTGGGCTGGCTTTAAAAAATTCATTTCTGAAAGATTTCTTAAAATACCCTCGGCAAGGTATATACTAGTTGGACTTACTATGCCGATAATCCTTTTCATTGTAAGCTCGATAATTATTCGAGTCACAACAGGCGAGTGGGTAAATTTGTTAGAATTAGGAATTAATTCAAAGATCCCAACAGAAAATCCAGTTTTTATCTGGCTGATTTGGATTATTTTTTATGGCATTGGAGAAGAAACAGGTTGGAGAGGATTTTTATTACCCGAACTATCAAAAAACATTAAAACCAGAATTTCTACGCTCTACACTGCATTAATATGGGCTCCATGGCATATTCCCGTGTTCTTTTATGACAAAGATTTAGGCACAATGGGTGTTATAGGAACTCTTGGTTGGATATTAGGATTAATTTTTGGCTCAATTGTTCTTGGATGGTTAGCAAAATCATCCAAATGGAATCTTATTCCCGTAATTCTTTGGCACGGCACGTTTAACTTCTTTACAACAAGTGACCGGATAGATAGTATGTTTGCTAGCCTAATGAGTATGATGACTATAGCCATAGCAGTATGGATTACAAGAAAATATGGGACTAATTTATCAAAGGAATAA
- the secE gene encoding preprotein translocase subunit SecE, translated as MKKKKNLIQKIVSPISSVFIELKRMEWLSTKEWTKTTVFVILFSLLIVLLIFVLDLLFISLRAKYLL; from the coding sequence ATGAAAAAGAAAAAAAATCTAATACAAAAAATTGTTAGCCCAATAAGCAGTGTATTTATAGAATTAAAGCGAATGGAGTGGCTTAGCACTAAGGAGTGGACGAAAACAACAGTTTTTGTTATACTCTTCTCGCTTTTAATAGTATTACTTATCTTTGTGCTTGATCTCCTGTTCATATCATTAAGAGCCAAGTACTTACTTTAA
- the rpmG gene encoding 50S ribosomal protein L33 encodes MAQSARVIIGLQCEICKEINYTKTKNPKNTKAAIKLKKFCSRCKKHTMHKEVKIK; translated from the coding sequence ATGGCACAGTCAGCAAGAGTGATAATTGGTCTTCAATGTGAAATCTGTAAAGAGATAAACTACACAAAAACCAAGAATCCCAAAAACACAAAAGCAGCAATAAAGCTTAAAAAGTTCTGCTCAAGGTGCAAAAAACATACTATGCACAAAGAAGTAAAAATTAAATGA
- a CDS encoding ComEA family DNA-binding protein, translating into MSRKLGIITVGVVVLIAAGVFVFWQKGTKREQVLLQEFKSEPEAQENPSIEGNNIPEEVLNIYISGAVGSPGVYELPAHSLLIDAVNAAGGFDQSADLGYIQRCINMAAQLIPNEMYYVPFLVDNLSCVEKSNISSAVSDANTNAGTSGKISINHATRDQLISLPGVGPATADKIIAGRPYAVVGDLLNVSGIGEKTLQAIIDLIEP; encoded by the coding sequence ATGAGCAGGAAGTTAGGCATAATAACAGTAGGAGTAGTGGTTCTGATTGCAGCAGGTGTTTTTGTCTTCTGGCAGAAGGGTACAAAACGTGAACAAGTATTGCTGCAAGAATTTAAATCAGAACCGGAAGCACAGGAAAACCCGTCGATTGAAGGGAACAACATTCCCGAAGAGGTTTTAAACATCTATATATCAGGAGCAGTTGGGTCGCCGGGTGTATATGAACTTCCTGCTCACAGTTTACTTATTGATGCAGTTAATGCCGCTGGCGGATTTGATCAATCTGCCGACTTGGGCTACATCCAGAGGTGTATAAATATGGCGGCGCAGCTTATTCCGAATGAAATGTACTACGTACCTTTTCTGGTTGATAACCTAAGCTGTGTTGAAAAAAGTAATATTAGTTCAGCTGTTTCTGATGCTAATACCAATGCCGGTACATCCGGAAAAATCAGTATAAATCATGCGACTCGTGATCAGTTAATATCTTTACCTGGTGTTGGTCCTGCAACAGCCGACAAAATAATTGCCGGTAGACCATATGCTGTTGTGGGGGATCTTTTAAATGTGAGTGGAATAGGTGAAAAGACCTTACAAGCAATAATCGATCTTATTGAGCCATGA
- a CDS encoding MBL fold metallo-hydrolase — protein MNKIVIFVLLLLIESIFSFCMDLVPDVSVSFFDVGQGDSAIIQTTQNQRILIDGGPDSKILSALGSTKLPFIDLIILTHPHADHINGLLLLLERVDIGLVIYGETEYESSNLSTFYTLCDQLGICRSILGRYEIRLSANETLILFAPPCPAYANVNNCSIVTKFSYLDFSVLFMGDSEKDEEQWLIKNYQDDITNVDVLKAGHHCSKTASSEALVVLVSPDVAVCSCGVGNKFGHPHKETLDVFYKYNVKVLRTDEIGTIVLKH, from the coding sequence ATGAATAAAATCGTAATTTTTGTTTTACTTTTGCTTATCGAATCAATTTTCTCGTTTTGTATGGACTTGGTGCCGGATGTATCGGTCTCTTTTTTCGACGTGGGGCAGGGCGATTCGGCAATTATACAAACCACTCAAAATCAACGAATACTTATAGATGGTGGTCCGGATAGTAAAATTCTAAGTGCACTTGGTTCCACAAAACTACCCTTTATTGATTTAATAATACTTACGCATCCACATGCTGATCATATTAATGGACTATTGTTGCTTTTAGAGCGGGTTGATATAGGTTTAGTTATTTACGGGGAAACGGAATATGAAAGCTCTAATTTGTCAACGTTTTATACACTTTGTGATCAGCTTGGTATTTGTAGGTCAATTTTGGGGAGGTATGAGATTCGGTTATCTGCAAATGAAACACTGATTCTTTTTGCCCCACCGTGTCCGGCTTATGCAAATGTAAATAATTGTTCAATCGTTACTAAATTTTCGTATTTGGACTTTTCGGTTCTTTTTATGGGAGATTCTGAAAAAGATGAAGAACAGTGGCTTATAAAAAACTATCAAGATGATATTACTAATGTAGACGTGTTAAAAGCCGGGCATCACTGTTCAAAAACCGCAAGTTCAGAAGCGCTAGTTGTGCTGGTAAGCCCGGATGTTGCCGTTTGTTCATGTGGGGTAGGTAACAAATTTGGTCATCCGCACAAGGAGACACTAGACGTGTTTTACAAATACAATGTTAAAGTACTTCGCACTGATGAAATTGGAACAATTGTACTAAAACATTAA
- a CDS encoding 50S ribosomal protein L1 produces MKKRSKNYKAADKKKTVSAEAMNITSAINAVKASSYTKFTGGIDLHVKLFTPTKKDNMSMKGSVSFPNSTGKSVNIVVFTADPKKEELAKKLGALDAGAESLVKKVQEGFTAFDIAIAEPAMMPKIAILGKVLGPKGAMPNPKNGTVTDDIETAIKQYQSGKTDFSIDKDYVVHLSVGKTDMETSKLVENITAAIKAILSVTGKSLPASIVNVYVAPTMGKAQEIDKNTLA; encoded by the coding sequence ATGAAAAAAAGAAGCAAAAATTACAAAGCTGCCGACAAGAAAAAAACTGTATCTGCGGAAGCAATGAACATTACCAGCGCAATTAATGCAGTCAAGGCCAGTTCATATACAAAATTTACCGGTGGAATTGATTTGCACGTGAAACTATTTACCCCTACAAAAAAGGATAACATGTCAATGAAAGGTTCGGTCTCCTTTCCTAATTCAACTGGGAAAAGCGTTAATATTGTGGTATTTACTGCGGACCCCAAGAAAGAAGAGCTAGCAAAGAAACTCGGAGCCCTTGATGCCGGTGCGGAAAGCCTAGTAAAAAAGGTACAAGAAGGTTTCACCGCATTTGACATTGCAATTGCAGAACCTGCAATGATGCCCAAAATTGCAATTTTGGGAAAAGTGTTAGGTCCCAAGGGAGCTATGCCAAACCCCAAAAACGGAACAGTAACCGATGATATCGAGACAGCAATAAAGCAGTATCAAAGCGGAAAAACAGACTTTTCCATTGACAAAGATTACGTTGTTCATCTGTCCGTAGGTAAAACTGACATGGAAACCTCAAAACTTGTAGAAAATATTACTGCTGCAATTAAAGCAATTCTTTCTGTTACAGGCAAATCACTACCTGCATCCATAGTAAATGTGTATGTAGCACCAACTATGGGTAAAGCACAGGAAATAGATAAGAACACGCTTGCCTAA
- a CDS encoding nucleoside-diphosphate kinase (catalyzes the formation of nucleoside triphosphate from ATP and nucleoside diphosphate) translates to MVTKQRTLIIFKPDVVQRQIVGELLTRFEKKGYKIVGMKLTQATRDLVGKHYEDDPDYLRKVGEYTIIERKERGVDVSKLDPVEVGAEIRLWNMEYLSCGPVIAIVLEGALVIENVRKLAGKSNPIVSDVGTIRADYSPDAFVLANEEGRATRTLIHASDSEESAKREIALWFNDDELFNYETAIEKILYDKGWVNNK, encoded by the coding sequence ATGGTCACCAAACAGAGAACACTAATAATCTTTAAGCCCGATGTAGTTCAGCGTCAAATAGTCGGAGAATTATTAACCCGATTTGAGAAAAAAGGATATAAGATAGTAGGAATGAAATTAACTCAAGCCACCAGGGATTTGGTGGGTAAACATTATGAGGACGATCCAGATTATTTGAGAAAGGTTGGTGAGTATACTATTATTGAACGTAAAGAACGTGGTGTTGATGTAAGTAAATTAGATCCGGTAGAGGTTGGGGCCGAAATCCGTTTGTGGAATATGGAGTATTTGTCATGTGGACCAGTTATAGCAATTGTACTTGAGGGGGCTTTAGTAATAGAAAACGTTAGAAAGCTTGCCGGAAAAAGTAATCCGATTGTTTCAGATGTCGGAACAATTAGAGCAGACTATTCACCCGATGCCTTTGTTTTAGCAAACGAAGAGGGACGAGCCACACGAACACTTATTCATGCATCCGATTCCGAGGAATCGGCCAAACGTGAGATTGCACTTTGGTTTAATGATGATGAGCTTTTCAATTATGAGACCGCAATTGAAAAGATTTTGTATGATAAAGGTTGGGTAAACAACAAATAA
- a CDS encoding ATP-binding cassette domain-containing protein, which translates to MLSIKDLHIDVDKRKILDGLSLEIKPGNVVIIFGPNGCGKTTLFKAIMGLIPDNIKSGDIKFNGKSILNLAPDKISEQGIGLMQQNPPKVDGVTLHTVAMETHKRENIIDKYNQIEEAAEHTSVEAFLDKDLNTNLSGGEIKRSELFHLYLRRNHYQLFLLDEPDSGVDIDNLAFVGKLISEMVKDKKKSALIITHTGELLKHIKATKAYVMINGRIQCEGSPKKILKLVETNGYKKCINCKKTYE; encoded by the coding sequence ATGTTATCAATTAAAGACCTCCATATTGATGTAGACAAGAGAAAAATATTGGACGGTCTAAGCCTTGAAATTAAGCCCGGAAACGTTGTTATTATATTCGGACCTAATGGTTGCGGTAAAACCACCCTTTTTAAGGCAATAATGGGCTTGATTCCTGATAATATCAAATCCGGTGATATCAAATTTAACGGAAAATCAATACTAAACCTTGCTCCGGATAAGATAAGTGAACAAGGAATCGGATTAATGCAACAAAACCCTCCCAAAGTAGATGGTGTAACCCTACATACGGTAGCCATGGAAACTCACAAAAGAGAAAACATTATAGACAAATACAATCAGATCGAAGAAGCTGCAGAACATACATCGGTAGAAGCCTTTCTGGACAAAGACTTAAACACGAACCTTTCAGGTGGCGAAATCAAGCGGTCGGAACTTTTTCATTTGTATCTAAGGCGAAACCACTATCAGCTTTTTTTACTCGACGAACCTGACTCGGGTGTAGATATAGACAATCTTGCATTTGTCGGGAAATTAATATCCGAAATGGTAAAGGACAAGAAAAAATCGGCTTTAATCATTACCCACACTGGCGAACTACTAAAACACATAAAAGCAACAAAAGCATATGTAATGATAAACGGAAGGATTCAATGCGAAGGCTCCCCAAAAAAGATCCTAAAATTAGTAGAAACAAATGGATATAAAAAATGCATAAACTGTAAAAAGACATATGAATAG